A region of Equus przewalskii isolate Varuska chromosome 29, EquPr2, whole genome shotgun sequence DNA encodes the following proteins:
- the PANX2 gene encoding pannexin-2 isoform X2 produces the protein MATALLAGEKLRELILPGAQDDKAGALAALLLQLKLELPFDRVVTIGTVLVPILLVTLVFTKNFAEEPIYCYTPHNFTRDQALYACGYCWTELRDALPGVDASLWPSLFEHKLLPYSLLAFAAIMYVPALGWEFLASTRLTSELNFLLQEIDNCYHRAAEGRAPKIEKQIQSKGPGITERERREIIENAEKEKSPEQNLFEKYLERRGRSNFLAKLYLARHLLILLLSVAPISYLCTYYATQKQNEFTCALGASPDGPAGGGGPAVRVSCKLPSVQLQRIVAGVDIVLLCAMNLIILVNLIHLFIFRKSNFIFDKLHKVGIKTRRQWRRSQFCDINILAMFCNENRDHIKSLNRLDFITNESDLMYDNVVRQLLAALAQSNHDATPTVRDTGVQTVDPSANPAEPEGSAEPPVVKRPRKKMKWIPTSNPLPQPFKEQLAIMRVENSKAEKPKPVRRKTATDTLIAPLLDAGARATHYKGGPTPGPGAAPDKKHARHFSLDVHPYILGTKKAKPEAVPTALPASRSQEGGFLSQAEECGLALAAAPTKDASLPEKEILYTGEPARGSLPPGGPFHVCSPPTAPATAPLSPASLGKADPLAILSRNATHPLLHISTLYEAREEEDGGPRVPPDVGSLIAIPPPQQILIATFDEPRTVVSTVEF, from the exons AGGAGCCCATTTACTGCTACACGCCACACAACTTCACCCGCGACCAGGCGCTGTATGCTTGCGGCTACTGCTGGACGGAGCTGCGGGATGCGCTGCCCGGTGTGGACGCCAGCCTGTGGCCGTCGCTGTTTGAGCACAAGCTGCTGCCCTACTCGCTGCTGGCCTTCGCGGCCATCATGTACGTCCCCGCGCTGGGCTGGGAGTTCCTGGCCTCCACCCGCCTCACCTCGGAGCTCAACTTCCTGCTGCAAGAGATCGATAACTGCTACCACCGGGCCGCCGAGGGCCGCGCTCCCAAGATCGAGAAGCAGATCCAGTCCAAGGGCCCCGGCATCACAGAGCGCGAGAGGCGCGAGATCATCGAGAATGCGGAGAAGGAGAAGAGCCCAGAGCAGAACCTGTTCGAGAAGTACCTGGAGCGCCGCGGCCGCAGCAACTTCCTGGCCAAGCTGTACCTGGCTCGGCACCTGCTCATCCTGCTGCTCAGTGTGGCGCCCATCTCCTACCTGTGCACCTACTACGCCACCCAGAAGCAGAACGAGTTCACCTGCGCGCTGGGCGCGTCCCCGGACGGGCCTGCGGGCGGCGGGGGCCCAGCCGTGCGCGTCAGCTGCAAGCTGCCGTCAGTGCAGCTGCAGCGCATCGTGGCGGGCGTCGACATCGTGCTGCTCTGCGCCATGAACCTCATCATCCTCGTCAACCTCATCCACCTCTTCATCTTCCGCAAGAGCAACTTCATCTTCGACAAGCTGCACAAGGTGGGCATCAAGACGCGCCGGCAGTGGCGCCGCTCGCAGTTCTGCGACATCAACATCCTGGCCATGTTCTGCAACGAGAACCGCGACCACATCAAGTCGCTCAACCGGCTGGACTTCATCACCAACGAGAGCGACCTCATGTACGACAACGTGGTGCGGCAGCTGCTGGCCGCCCTGGCCCAGTCCAACCACGACGCCACGCCCACCGTGCGTGACACGGGCGTGCAGACCGTGGACCCCAGCGCCAACCCCGCCGAGCCCGAGGGCTCCGCCGAGCCGCCCGTGGTCAAGCGGCCCCGCAAGAAGATGAAGTGGATCCCCACCAGCAACCCGCTGCCCCAGCCCTTCAAGGAGCAGCTGGCCATCATGCGCGTGGAGAACAGCAAGGCCGAGAAGCCCAAGCCCGTGCGCCGCAAGACGGCCACGGACACGCTGATCGCGCCGCTGCTGGACGCGGGTGCGCGCGCAACGCACTACAAGGGCGGCCCCACCCCGGGCCCGGGCGCCGCCCCCGACAAGAAGCATGCCCGCCACTTCTCCCTGGACGTGCACCCCTACATCCTGGGCACCAAGAAGGCCAAGCCCGAGGCCGTGCCCACCGCCCTGCCCGCCTCCCGGAGCCAGGAAGGGGGCTTCCTGTCCCAGGCGGAGGAGTGCGGGCTGGCCCTGGCCGCTGCACCCACCAAAG ATGCTTCGCTCCCTGAGAAGGAAATCCTGTACACAGGAGAGCCGGCTCGGGGCTCGCTTCCCCCCGGGGGCCCGTTTCACGTCTGTTCACCCCCGACAGCCCCCGCCACCGCTCCTCTGTCACCAGCCAGCCTGGGCAAGGCTGACCCCCTCGCCATCCTGAGCCGCAATGCCACCCACCCACTGCTGCACATCAGCACCCTGTACGAGGCCCGGGAGGAGGAGGACGGGGGTCCCCGTGTGCCCCCGGACGTGGGCAGCCTCATTGCCATCCCCCCGCCACAGCAGATCCTCATTGCCACTTTTGACGAGCCGAGGACAGTAGTGAGCACTGTGGAGTTCTGA